In bacterium, one genomic interval encodes:
- a CDS encoding NUDIX domain-containing protein: MEYFEVVDKNGNIIGKASRQECHSNPELLHRVSHILVFNSKKELYLQKRSIHKDIQPGKWDTSVGGHLNPGEIHEHAAYRELAEELGITGVTLIYLYDYIWRSERETELVRTFKVVYDGKIVFQREEIEEGRFFSLEEIQSAIQGNTFTPNFIEEFNRFQEWEESNNR, translated from the coding sequence ATGGAATATTTTGAAGTTGTTGATAAAAATGGGAATATTATTGGTAAAGCCTCACGCCAGGAATGTCATAGTAATCCTGAGTTACTTCATCGGGTATCGCATATCCTTGTATTTAATTCAAAAAAGGAACTTTACCTTCAAAAACGCTCAATTCATAAAGATATTCAGCCAGGCAAATGGGATACCTCGGTTGGCGGACATCTAAATCCTGGCGAGATTCACGAACATGCCGCTTATCGGGAATTAGCTGAAGAACTTGGGATTACAGGGGTAACTCTGATTTATCTCTATGATTACATCTGGCGTAGTGAGCGTGAAACTGAATTGGTGCGAACTTTTAAGGTTGTCTATGATGGTAAGATTGTATTTCAAAGAGAGGAAATTGAGGAAGGTAGATTTTTTAGCCTTGAAGAGATTCAATCTGCCATACAGGGTAATACCTTTACACCAAATTTTATTGAAGAATTTAATCGATTCCAGGAGTGGGAAGAGTCAAATAATAGGTAA